One stretch of Prunus persica cultivar Lovell chromosome G1, Prunus_persica_NCBIv2, whole genome shotgun sequence DNA includes these proteins:
- the LOC109947503 gene encoding DNA repair protein XRCC3 homolog — protein sequence MLLPLSTPQLSIGCPILDDCLGGGIPCNSITELVGESGSGKTQLCLQLTVPAQLPPSHGGLEGSTVYIFTEFSFPFRRLQQLGNLYHASYPNLIRLEPLEDIYVHGVHDAQQLIHVLGDIEAFIAIDHTHLPVKLIVIDSIAALFRSQYQTTPADLKWRFEIFFNISGTLKGLANKFGLAVVVTNQVVDFIGPHDKVNEVRLGNLESLDTSGRRVSPALGLAWAHCINSRVFLARHEQSIEVSIRNAPSTSICSQTHRTFHLVFAPHLAYALAEFVIIKEGIVGVSQ from the coding sequence ATGCTCCTTCCTCTTTCAACCCCTCAATTATCCATTGGATGCCCAATACTAGATGACTGCTTGGGGGGTGGGATACCCTGCAACTCTATAACAGAATTGGTAGGGGAGAGTGGTTCTGGGAAGACGCAACTTTGTCTCCAACTTACGGTACCAGCTCAGCTCCCACCCTCACATGGCGGACTAGAGGGCTCCACCGTCTACATATTCACAGAATTCAGCTTCCCATTTCGTCGATTGCAACAACTAGGCAACCTTTATCATGCATCATACCCCAACTTAATAAGGTTGGAGCCATTGGAAGACATATATGTTCATGGTGTTCATGATGCTCAACAACTCATCCATGTCCTTGGAGACATAGAAGCATTTATTGCCATTGATCACACCCACCTACCTGTGAAACTCATTGTCATTGATTCCATTGCTGCATTGTTCCGATCACAGTATCAGACAACACCAGCAGATTTGAAATGGCggtttgaaatatttttcaacataTCTGGGACATTGAAGGGTTTAGCAAATAAGTTTGGGTTGGCGGTGGTTGTCACCAACCAAGTGGTGGATTTTATTGGGCCACATGATAAAGTGAATGAGGTGAGGTTGGGAAACTTGGAGTCCCTGGACACATCAGGCAGACGGGTGAGTCCAGCTTTGGGACTGGCTTGGGCACATTGCATAAATTCAAGAGTGTTCTTGGCAAGACATGAGCAATCTATTGAGGTTAGCATTCGTAATGCTCCTTCAACAAGTATATGTAGTCAAACACATAGGACATTTCACCTTGTATTTGCCCCACATCTGGCCTATGCATTGGCCGAATTTGTAATCATAAAAGAAGGTATAGTCGGAGTATCACAGTAA